Genomic window (Oenanthe melanoleuca isolate GR-GAL-2019-014 chromosome 1A, OMel1.0, whole genome shotgun sequence):
CTGGGATCACACTCACTGGGATCACACTCTCTGGGCTCACACTCTCTGGGCTCACACTCACTGGGATCACACTCACTGGGATCACACTCACTGGGATCACACTCTCTGGGCTCACACTCACTGGGATCACACTCACTGGGATCACACTCACTGGGATCACACTCACTGGGATCACACTCTCTGGGCTCACACTCACTGAGGTCACACTCACTGGGATCACACTCTCTGGGCTCACACTCACTGGGCTCACACTCACTGAGGTCACACTCACTGAGGTCACACTCACTGGGATCACACTCACTGAGGTCACACTCACTGGGCTCACACTCACTGGGCTCACACTCACTGGGCTCACACTCACTGAGATCACACTCACTGAGGTCACACTCACTGGGCTCACACTCACTGAGGTCACACTCACTGGGCTCACACTCACTGGGATCACACTCACTGGGGTCACACTCACTGGGCTCACACTCACTGAGGTCACACTCACTGGGCTCACACTCTCTGGGCTCACACTCACTGAGGTCACACTCACTGAGATCACACTCACTGAGGTCACACTCACTGGGCTCACACTCACTGAGGTCACACTCACTGGGCTCACACTCACTGGGCTCACACTCACTGAGGTCACACTCACTGAGGTCACACTCACTGAGAGCACACTCACTGAGGTCACACTCACTGGGCTCACACTCTCTGGGGTCACACTCACTGGGCTCACACTCACTGAGGTCACACTCACTGGGATCACACTCACTGGGGTCACACTCACTGGGCTCACACTCACTGGGCTCACACTCACTGAGGTCACACTCACTGAGGTCACACTCACTGGGATCACACTCTCTGGGATCACACTCACTGGGATCACACTCACTGGGATCACACTCTCTGGGATCACACTCTCTGGGATCACACTCACTGGGGTCACACTCACTGGGCTCACACTCACTGAGGTCACACTcaccctcctgctctccaggccctcctgtgctgcccttccctgagcACACGGATTATTTTGATGAATTGATGCAATAATTGTTTCCCATTGTTTCCATACTGTTATTTATCTCCCATTTGAGATGCACCTTGCAGATCACAGAATGTACCAGGACGAGATAACTCAGGCACACTTCATTTGCTCAGCCAGAGTGGTCTgaattcttttcccttttttttttttttccaccccacCTGCTGCTCATCCTTTTTTAACACATCTCTCATCATCTAGgacaccagaaaaaaatcatattcaccatttgctttcttctccaAGCTTGGCTCTAACAGCTAATGCTGTAGTTCCTAAGGATGAGGTTCCACCAAGAGCCTAGAGTTGTTTTACTTTACagtcagaaacaaaaaaagctaaCCCTTGAGTAAAATAAACAAGCTGCAGGCCTAGCTATGGACAATAGAATTGCTGAGGACTTTTCCAATTAAACtaaatatttctgcctttttttttattttgccatcaACGACTTTTATGCCAATAGTCACTGCACTTGGTTCATTCAGCaatgggagaaaaatgcaaGTTCTCTTAACATTTCATAGGTTCCACAGAAACTGAGTCATTTTGCATCACATTTTGAAGATACTGCTTTTGAAAACTGCTTTCTTCCTTAGGCAATATTATTTTCACACAAACCCAGCCATACAAGAAGTTCTGCAAATTTTGTACTTTCTGGTTGCAATAATTTCATTGTAAAGATTCCTTGTGCAGAAGTTACTCTGGATCATTTAATTGAGGTAAATCTGCCAATTcttataataaattttaatgcagaaattgtactgtatttttaaatcccTACCAAGACTGATAGAACTGTAAGAGCTTTTTTGGAACAGATGGTTGGTTCTTGTGTGTGCtgctttactttttattttttttttttaatttacagcaCATACTGTTAACACTTGACCTGACATATTCCTTTGAATAATTATTATGGTATCCttaaagcaaagggaaaaaaaaaatctgagattttgagatttttacCCCTCTTAACAGCCcaaatataatttgaaaaaataagaaatgtcaaACTTGCTTGTAAATAACACTAAGCATGATAGGCCTGGGTGTTTTCCTCTAAAACTCTGGTTCTTCCTTCTGGATGTGCTGCCTCTTTAGGTGGGTGATTTGGCAAATAAAGAACTGAGCCCACGTGGCACAGAGCAATCTGAGTGACCCTGAGCACGTGAATTAATTCCCTGGTGGTTTCTCAGTGCATCTCAGATCTGGATCCTCAGCTCTCTTCCTGCTGTACCCAGTGAGGAACTGGTGGCACTCCCTGGCTGAGGGACAGATACTTAAGTGGAGAAGTATTAAAAGCTACAAAATACAAGAGACATGTTTAAACAATGCTGTGAGATGTTTacagctgctcttccagcactGAAGTATTTCAGGACTTGGTGTTACCAGAAGAGAGTACAAtaaggagaggagaaaaaaaaaaataaatctacatCTACAGAATTTACCAAACCTCCTCACAcactcccaggcagctgcaagTATTTCAGTCAGTTACTTTCTCTGCCAACACTGTGCTCAGATTTTAGAGAGAGATCactctctttccttccttttggcTGTGAGGAACATTAAACTCTGATTTTACAAGTGTGCTGGACtgttcctccagctcctggccaaGCAGAATTATAGGAACTCACTTGATATGAGAATACCCAGAGAAGGCTCAGACAAAGACCCATGAAATTTCCTTTGCCCTTCTAGACTTGAAGAGAATAATTATTGAATATCATCTATCTTTTCAAGTGCAGCCTTCAGGGGTGTGGCAAGAGGTGATTTACTGTCATGTAATATGAAAAAgttaaaagcaaatgaaaagaaaaatcttgaaCTGAATGGATAATGACCAAATGGGTCTATGCAGGTGAGATGTATCTTCACCTTTGGAGGTTCACCCAGGCTTGAGATCATGCTGAGAATTCCTCCCTGTGGTTAGATACCAATATAccaaattatatataaataaatgaataaatgaataaatgaataaataaataaataaataaataaaatatataatatatataaatatatatttatatatattatatataaatataccaAAGACAGTGAGCACTGCTCTTATCCAAGTAGTTCTGATATCAGTCTCTTAGCTctcaagaaggaaaaacaaaacaggctcTAAACCATCATCTTCTCCTAAACTTACATTTTCAGCTAAGATAAGTTTCCAAAAACAAGCTTGAAAATCTAAGCATCCTCTCTTTTGAGATTGCCAATTTAAATATTGTGTGTATGCCACAAGCaattgttgttttgtttttttctgtgaggatCTACAATACTTGTCATGACTTACAGTGCAGAGTTAATACTTACTATTTCCTGTCACTTTAGCATGATCATCTTAACTgaaattgtaaatattttgaatCAATGTAAAATTAATGCATCCTTGCTAGATTTTACTTGTATGTCTGTGAGTATAAgtgcatataaatatattcCCATATGCACAAAAACGTTAACAGAGAATTAAGGTTGCCTACTTTCATTTCTTAAGTCCAACCCACATAAAAAGTGCAGTGCTAGGCAATCTCATGCAAACTGGAAATCTGGATCCACAGCCTTCAAGGATTGTTAATAATAAAGTTGAGATGAGCAACCAGAGTTGTCCCAGAACACATCTTTCAGCATGTTAACATCTAGACACGTTCtcctccaccaaaaaaaaaaaaaaaaaaaatttagtttttatCAGCATACTGCCCTGGATGGATTTCCAAGGGGGCTGGAGGAactctgtcccttccctggcagtgcATCCTGTTCAACCACAAACTGTCTTCATCCAAGAGCCCACCCTCAGTGATCCAGTCAACTCTCCTTGCAATAATATTCAGGCACACCATCTTAATTTCAGCCTCAGCTACATTAATATCTGTTACCAACCCAGGctttagaaaaatacagagCTGATTTATACTTTAGTAGAGAAATTAAAGATCAAAAAGATTTATTAGGGTTACTCTACCCTCCCCCCTACCAGTGCATAATCATTCCCCACTGTATATTTTTTATGGTAATTAGACACTCAGGGCTCAGTCCTGCAGAATTTTAAGTGTTCTGGCCCAGTCCAGCAGAGCCATTAGGTGTGTGAAAACCTCAGCAATCCCTCAAAATGCTGAATTATTTCCCAGAGGTTCAGCACCTGTGGAACAGACCTAAAGCTTTGCTTGTGCCTCCTCTGTCTCCCCAAAGTGTCTCAATGCTGCCACTATAGCAATGACACTGGGAGCAAGCCAAGGGGTTGGACCCTGGTTTTAGGAGCAACTGATGctgattttcatttaaaaagttttgCTTAACTTTGTGGCAGTGCTCAAAGAGGGATCACCTCTGAACCCAGACAGCTGAAATAAGAAACTGCCAATGTGCAAATGTGTGCCCAAAGCACAACTTGTGACACTTGGATGGACAACCCAGTCCTTCTTTatcttccctctctcccctttttccttgttttcctccaTGCCTTGGTACAATAAGAACCTGCACAAAGCCCTGTGCATCACACAAACAGCTTTATAAAGCTCCACACTCTCTAGTCCTGGGTGTGTGTTGGTAGAACAGGACTGAATCAATATGTTAAAAGTGATCCAAGCATATGCTTAAATgtcaaaatgcatttaaatgcCTTTAGATTATTTATATTATAGCTACACAGGAAACTTATTCTATCCCAACAAGAACCtgctaatattttaaataagcaCATGAAACATATGGCTGACTCTCTGCAGATGTGCATGAAGTTTATAATCttaaatttttattccaaacacattaatgtttttttacttcagaatGACCTGGGTAAACTGTGAAATTTGATTAAGCTATTAGGAGTAAATCTGTCACACTGACAATTTCAAGCAGTGTCCTTATTGCTAAAAGGGCACATACTGTAAGTTACAGGCTTAATGGCTATTGCTTTTTGCCCTGATGTGCACAAGTTCTCTACCttcccatttatttatttcctgatAAGCAATCAATgtacaaaaatagaaaagccaAATGGATTAAGAGATGGGTTCTATCCTGATCTCAGTCTAACAAAAAGGGGCTGTTGTCATGAGTTAAATCAAATCTACTCTTGGAGTATTTTTATCACTGAAGACTGAGCAGATCAGTGTGAAACAGCACCAGCACAAGTACAGCTCATCTTATTCCTGAAGGTTAGAGGTCCCACATTCTACCTAAGTCATTGGCATGGACATGTGCAGGGCACTGGAAATTTATGTGCATCTTCTGTGCTACACAAACATTTGACTGCCTTGCCCTCCAGCTGAGTGTCCTTTTGACACTCACATGTCAGCTTCCCTTTATCCCTGAAAACAACAGAACTGCTCGTGACCATAAAGGCAAGTGCATGTTTCAGTGTTTGCAGGACAGCTTTACCCACGTGGACTTGCCTACAATTGACTTTAGCAGGTCACCAAATAAATATGACACTTTCCTTCTCCAGCTATTATGTGAAATCACATTAGTGAAAATAGGAAATATAATCCTGCAAACAGCAATAGTGAACTGTGAGGGTTCAGAATTCTCTCTTCATCTAAGAAAACAGACATTGCTCCCCTTATATATAAGAATTTCCCAGCCCTTGTCACCAAGCTTGCACCAagggaacaaacaaaaaaaaaaaagaggttgtTCCTCTGAAAGCAGTCTGTTCTTAAAGACTGCACAGGAGTTACAGAGAAGTGCTCAAAAAGAGCACTGAAAGTGGGAACTTTTTTAGAGAGAGCAACTGATTAGGAGTCTATCAAGTAAAAACCAGGCAAATTTAGACAAAGACCAGGAAAAGATTCCTAACAATGAAGTGTACTGGAGTGCCAGCAGCGGAAGGCGTGGATGGGGCAATCAGCTGTGTCACTTAAAGCTGCACAAAACAAAGTACTTGTGGTGCACTGGCTAGAATAATTCTGCATTATCACAGGCAGGGTTAAACAACTGTTGACCCAACAGCTCTCCATGCTATTTCTCTGATTCTAAGCATCACATGTTCTCTAGGTGGAGAGGGAAGGgtcactgctgcaggaaaaaattaacatgTGCCATCGAGTGTCAGATGTTACTGTACATACCATACACAACTAAAAAATCCtgtgaggaaaataaatgcagggCAAATCTGTGGGTGACCTTCTAGTTTTACATGTCACACCAGATATAATGGGTTTTTACTCAAATGAGTGTTTTGTTTGGAATTAGGGGCTGGTGGCCTGATTTAGTTCTCAGTGAAGGCACAAATAAAGAAAGCCACGCTCTCAAAAGGCAGACTTTGTAAGTCATTCCTCATCAGGCTTCATAAAGATGCCTTTAATGAAATGGAAGGGTTTCAGAGGAGAATGCAGAGGAGGTGAAATCATTAATAAATCACAAGGAAGAGAGGGAACCAAAACACGAGACCGCAGGATGGTTGTAAGGGAAACCTGATCACGGGTGCAGAGACAGGGGACTGCAGCCAGACTGGAGC
Coding sequences:
- the LOC130263814 gene encoding keratin-associated protein 16-1-like, with translation MRSSRIRQLAQVQPPSESAKQPGDRLGFVGKGSTGGPGEQEGECDLSECEPSECDPSECDPRECDPRECDPSECDPSECDPRECDPSECDLSECDLSECEPSECEPSECDPSECDPSECDLSECEPSECDPRECEPSECDLSECALSECDLSECDLSECEPSECEPSECDLSECEPSECDLSECDLSECDLSECEPRECEPSECDLSECEPSECDPSECDPSECEPSECDLSECEPSECDLSECDLSECEPSECEPSECEPSECDLSECDPSECDLSECDLSECEPSECEPRECDPSECDLSECEPRECDPSECDPSECDPSECDPSECEPRECDPSECDPSECDPSECEPRECEPRECDPSECDPSECDLSECDLSECEPSECEPSECDPSECDPSECDLSECDLSECEPSECDPRECEPSECDLSECALSECDLSECDLSECEPSECEPSECDLSECEPSECDLSECDLSECDLSECEPRECEPSECDLSECEPSECDPSECDPSECEPSECDLSECEPSECDLSECALSECDLSECDLSECDLSECALSECALREDLILKVHSNPLTFYDFVIM